Within the Aeromicrobium sp. Root236 genome, the region GGCCTGCGTGACCTCGGCGGGCACCTGCTGCGTCGTGAACCACTCGAAGATGTCGCCCACGCCGCTCTGTCCGGCCTCGTAGCCCCACAGGCCGGGGGTGATGCCGCCCTCGACGACCCCGCACATGCCCGGGACCTCGCGGAGCACGTCGCTGTTCATGACGTGGCACGTCGAGGTGCCCATGATCAGGACCATCTGTCCGGGGCCGATCGACTGGGCCGCCGGCGCGGTGACGTGGGCGTCGACGTTGCCAGCCGCGACGGCGATGCCGGCAGGCAGTCCGGTCAGCGCCGCGGCCGCCTCGGTCAGTGATCCGACGCGTTCGCCGAGCGCGGCGAGCGGGCGATCGATCTTGTCGGTCACGAAGTCGGCGAAGCCGGGGTGCAGCTCGGCGAGGAAGTCGCGACTCGGGTAGGTGCCGTCCTGGAGGATGCCCTTGTAGCCGGCGCTGCAGGCGTTGCGGGTCAGCGTCCCGCACAGCTGCCACACGATCCAGTCGGCGGCCTCGACGAAGTGCGCCGTGCGGGCGTAGACCTCGGGCGCCTCCTCGAGGAGCTGCAGTCCCTTGGCAAATTCCCACTCCGACGAGATCAGTCCGCCGTAGCGCGCGAGCCACACCTCGGAGCGCTTGCGGGCCAGCTCGTTGAGCCGGTCGGCCTGACCCTGCGCCGCGTGGTGACGCCACAGCTTGACGTACGCGTGAGGCTCGGCCGCGAGGTCGGAGACCTCGGAGAGCGGGGTGCCGTCAGCGGTGGTCGGCACCATCGTGCAGGCCGTGAAGTCGGTGGCGATGCCGATGACCGAGGTGGGGTCGACGCCCGCCTGCTCCAACGCACGCGGCACCGCCACCTCGAGGACCTCGAGGTAGTCCGACGCCACCTGGAGCGCCCAGTCGGGGGCGAGCGGAGTGCCGTCGGGCAGCTCACGATCGAGGACGCCATGGGCGTACGGGTGAACCGCGGAGCCGAGCTCCTGGCCGTCCGAGACCCGCACGATGAGGGCGCGGCCGGACTGGGTGCCGAAGTCGACACCGATGACGACGGGTCCTGTGCTGCCGGAAACGGGCGCGTGCTGGCTCAACAGGGCCCTCCTCCAAAGGCTAGATGTGAGCGCTCACGTGAACGCTCACATCAGGGTAGTGTGCTGTGGATCACAGCCCCCGTCAACCCCTCGGAGGCACTGAATTTCAGCCGATGCGGGGTGACACCCTGTGGCGTCGCAGCCCTATCGAGCCGGCGGTGGAGCGGTGGACTCGCGGACCACGAGGGTGGTCGGCACGAGGTCGACGGTCGGCTGCTCCTCGCCGTCGAGGACACGCGACAGCACCTCCATGACCCTTTGCCCGAGGGCCGGGAAGTCCTGCCGCATGGTCGTCAGCGGCGGCAGGAAGTAGCCCGCCTCGGGCAGGTCGTCGAAGCCGATGACGCTGACGTCCTCCGGCACCCGGCGGCCGGCCTCCCGCATCGCGCGCAGCAGGCCCAAGGCCATCTGGTCGTTGCCGGCGAAGACCGCCGTGACGTCGCGCTCGCGGGCCAGGGACAGCCCCGTGCGGTAGCCGCTCGCAGCACTCCAGTCACCGCCCCAGCGCAGTGGCGGGATGCGGCGCTTCCGGCTCTCGAGCTCGGCGCGCCAGCCGTCGCGCCGGGCGTGCGCCTCGGCCCAGCCGTTGGGTCCGGACAGGTGGATCACGGTCTCGTGCCCGAGGTCGAGCAGGTGGCGGGTCGCGAGCCGGCCGCCCTCGAAGTTGTCGAACCCGGCGGTCAGCGGCGTACGGGACATGTCGCCCTCGACCACCACGGTCGGGATGTCGAGGTCGAGGGAGTGCGCCTCCCGGAGGATCGTCTCGTGGGGGACGATGACGACCATCGCCTCGACGATGCGCTCCTGCAGGTCGGTGACCGCGGCGCGGAACGCCTCGCGCGACATCGACTCGACGTTGACCGTGGCGAGCCGGTACTCGGACTCGCGGGCTGCCGCTTCGAGCGCCAGCAGGACGTTGGCCGGGCCGAACTGCTCGGTGCCCCACGTCACCACGCCGACGGTTCGCGAACGGCTGGAGGCCAACAGACGGGCGGCCAGGTTGCGCCGGTAGCGCAGTTCCTCGGCGGCCTTGAGCACCCGGTCGCGGGTCTCGGGACGTACGCCCGGCATCCCGTTGATGACCCTGGAGACGGTCTGGTGGGAGACGCCGGCCCGCTGTGCGACGTCCGCCATGCGCGGGACCCGTGGGCCGCCTGGGGACGTCGGGGTCATGCGCAGACACTAGCCGGTGACCGGCGACGAATTTTCCAAGTCGCCCACAACCGCGTGTTTCGCGCCTACTGTGGGGGCAGGTCAGGTCGTGGCGACCCGTCCACCGGTTTGGGAGAGCCGGCGGACCGACCGGCGGGTTGGGAGTCCCGTCGGAGGGTGGTCGCCACGGTCCCTCGATGACCGCACGGAGGGAGCACCGTGAGCACACGCGCGTCTGCGGCCGTGACGCCTGTCGTGCTGCCGTCGAAGTGGCAGCACATCGGCAACCGGTTCAGCTTCGGGGTCAACGAGTCCCTGGCGGCCAGCATTCGGTCGGCGGGCTCCTCCGACGCGTGGCTGCGCAGCCAGTTCGACTGGGGCAAGATCACCGACACCAGGTCGGGCGCGGTGATCTCCTGGTTCCCCCGGCTCACGGACTCGCCGTCAGCAGCCTGGGCGCGGGTCAAGGCCGACGAGCGCTCCTCGTGGGACTACGGCTTCGACTTCGCCTGCTACTCGATGGCCCGCAAGATCCTGAGCCGGCGCCAGGTGCACGAGGTCATGGTCGACTTCTGGTCCAACCTGCTCTACATCCCGATGGGCGAGGACCGCTCGTTCCCGTGGCGCTACTCGTACGACACCGTGATCCGGTCGCGGGCGCTCAGCACGTACCGGAACCTGCTGCGCGGGACGATCGTGCACCCGGCGATGTCGGGCTGGCTCAACAACAGCTCCAACACCAAGTCGGGGATCAACGAGAACCTGGGGCGTGAGCTGCTCGAGCTCTACACCGTCGGCCGGCCGTCGGGGTACGACGAGGACGACGTCAAGAACTCGGCCCGGCTGCTGACGGGGTTCTCCGTGCGGGTGTTCGACGACTTCGCGGCGTCGTACTCGACGGCGAACCACTACCGGGGCCGGGTCCGCATCCTTGGGTTCACGCACGCCAACTCCTCGTCGGACGGCCGGCCGGCGGTCAACGCGTACCTCGACTACCTGGCCCGCCACCCGGCGACGGCCAGGCGGATCGCCCGCCGGCTCTGCGTGCGGTTCGTGTCCGACACCCCGTCGAGCAGCCTCGTGAGCGCGGTCGCCAACACGTACCTGAAGTCGGACACCGACATCCGCGCGACGCTCTGGACGCTCGTCAAGCATCCCGAGTTCGTCGCCGCCCAGCGCAAGAAGGTGCGCACGCCGGTCGAGGACGTCGTCAACGCCGCGCGCGTGCTCGGCATGGCTCCGACCGGCTCGTCGGACGCCGAGTCGTTCGCGCAGAAGGTCATCTGGATGTGCAACAACATGGGCCAGAACCCGTACACGTGGCCGCGGCCCGACGGGTTCCCGGAGACGTCGTCGACGTGGACGTCGCCCGCACGCGTGCTGCGCTCGTGGGACATGCACTACAACCTCGCCGGCAACTGGTGGGGCTCGCGCGAGGTCGCGATCCCGGCGAAGCTCGACCAGCTGCCGACGCAGTGGCCGTGCACGCTCGGGCAGCTCGTCGACCATCAGTCGCGCATGCTGCTCGGGCGTACGGCGTCCCTCCCGCTGCGCGCGGCCGTGGCCTCGGCGCTCAACCTGCCCGAGACGTACGTCGTCACGTCGGCGGCCAAGGTCACCGAGTGGGGCTGGGTCGTCATCCGCGGCGCGGTCCTCAACACGCCTGAAGGGATGCTGCGATGAACCCCGTCGACGACTGCGGGTGCGGCGACTACGACGTCAGCCGTCGTTCGCTGCTCAAGGCCGCTGGACTGGCGTCGATGGCGGGCGTGGCGACCTCGATGTTTGGGGACGTGCTGACCTCGACGGTCTTCGGCGCGTCCAACGCCAACGTGCTCGTGGTGATCTCCCTGCGGGGTGGTGCCGACGGACTCTCGATGATGGTGCCGCACGCCGAGGAGGCCTACTACTCCTCGCGGCCGACGACGGCGATCGCCAAGAACAAGCTGCTCTACGCCGACTCCACGTTCGGGCTGCACCCGTCGTTCACGGCGCTGGGCCCGATGTGGCTGCTCGGGCAGGTTGCCGGTATCCACGCCGTCGGCCTGCCGGCGCCCAACCGGAGCCACTTCGACGCGATGGAGACCCTCGAGGACGCCGACCCCGGCAGCTCGGCGCGCATCGGCTGGATCAACCGGATGGTGTCGGGCCTCGCCGAGTCGCCCGACGTGTTCGACGCGATGCAGATCGGCGACACGATCACCCCGACCTCGCTCGTCGGGCCGGCGCCGACGATCGCGACCCAGGCGTTCTCGGACCTGGCGATGCCGTTCTCGAAGGACCCCGTGATGAGCCAGCGGGTCTCCGACAGCCTGCGTGCCCAGTACGCCGCCAGGGGCGGGCTGATCGGCGAGGCCGGCCTCGGCGCGATCACGCTCGCAGGGCGCGCCGCCGCGATCTCGGGCTCGGTCAACGACGGCCCACTCGCCGGGGTCATCTACCCGAAGTACTCCGAGCTCGGCGCGGCCCTCAAGTCGACGGCGGGCCTGATCCGCGCGAACGTCGGGGTCAAGGCGGTCGCCGTCGACGCGGGCGGCTGGGACCACCACGTCGACCTCGGCTACCGGGTCAACGACACGGTCAAGGACCTGGCACTCTGCCTCGCGGCGTTCTTCCTCGACCTCGGACTGGACGCGGGCCGGGTCACGGTCGTCACCCTGAGCGAGTTCGGCCGGCGGCTCAAGGAGAACGGGTCGCACGGCGTCGACCACGGCTACGGCAACGCCGTGTTCGCGCTCGGTGCTGGCGTGAACGGCGGCTTCTACTCGCGCTGGCCCGGGCTCTCGGCCGGCACCCAGGTCGACGGCGACCTCGCGGTGACGACCGACTACCGCAGTGTCCTGACGGAGATCCTGCGAGCCAGGTTCCCGGCCCTCGACACCAGCAAGGTGTTCCCGGGGATCTCGTACGCCCCGCTGGGCTTCATGCACTGAGTCAGCGAGCAGCGACCATGAGCTCGTTCTGCAACCGGTCGATGCGGCGGATGATCCGGATCCACAGCACGAGGGCGACGACATAGAGGACAGCGTTGGCAGTCTGGACGAGTCCCAGGTCCGCGTACGCCTCGTCCACGGCCGCGTCTGCCTGGATCGAGATGGCGGAGACGCCGAGGCAGTCGATGAAGAACGCAAGCAGCAGGCAGGTCCACCACGCGTTGATCCGAGGCGCTGTGGGCTTGTTGTGCGGGTCCTTCGAGGCGTCGCGAACGATCTCGTACGGCATGCCGAGGTTCACGAACGGGACGACCCATCCGGCCCACACCCACCAACGTCGGCGTCCATAGTGCACGTCCGGGTTGAGAATCTCGGCGTTGACGCGCACGCGGTACAGCCATCGGCACGTGACGACGTAGGCGCCGATCAGCGTCGGCAGCCACAACAGGTTCACGAGGTCGTACAGGGTCACGAAGACGTTTGTGGCGTCGGTGTTGGCCACCACGGCCATGTGGTCCTGCGCGGGCCACGACAGTCCCGCCTCGACGACTTCGCGAGCCGCGAACACAGCGGCCACGATGATCGCCGCGGACATGAGTCCCCGTGCCGGTTCGGCGCGAGGGCTGAGGAGGCGTCGGTCCGGGCCCTGAGAGGGCTGGTAGGACATGGTTCCCCCAGATGGTCGTGCGGTCGGCGCAACGTAGCACTGCGACGACGCTCCCCGTGGCGGATTCGCGATCTGCGCCACGCCCCGCTGGGCTTCATGCACTGAGTCAGCTCGCGACGCCCATGAGTCGGTCCTGCAGTCGGTTGATGCGTCGCACGGTCGTGATCCAGAGCACGAAGGCGCTGACAAGAATCAGCGCATCGACGGTCTCGACGGTCCCCAGAGCCGAGACGGCGCCCTTGTCGATGTCCGTGCCGCTGACGAGTGCCGCACCGATCTGGTCGGAGGCCGTGGTGACCAGCCACAGCGCCCACCACCAGCCGATCACGGTGCTGTTCCTGGGTTCGCGGGGGTCGTGAGAGACGTCCCGGACGATCTGGAACGGGAACCACAGGCTCACGACCGGGCACACCCAGCCGCCCCAGACCCAGCCCTTGCTGCGCGCCTGGTGGACTCCGGGGAACATCGCCTCATGGTTGGTGCGGACCTTGTAGAGCCACAGGCACGTGACGACGTAGGCCGCGATGAGCAACGGGATCTGGGGGAGCGCGGCCAGGTCGTACGGGGTCCAGACGTCGAA harbors:
- a CDS encoding DUF4328 domain-containing protein, whose translation is MAATIAIAALFTAIQVIEAGLAWPAQQSYLDAADNGTPAFDVWTPYDLAALPQIPLLIAAYVVTCLWLYKVRTNHEAMFPGVHQARSKGWVWGGWVCPVVSLWFPFQIVRDVSHDPREPRNSTVIGWWWALWLVTTASDQIGAALVSGTDIDKGAVSALGTVETVDALILVSAFVLWITTVRRINRLQDRLMGVAS
- a CDS encoding DUF1800 domain-containing protein — its product is MSTRASAAVTPVVLPSKWQHIGNRFSFGVNESLAASIRSAGSSDAWLRSQFDWGKITDTRSGAVISWFPRLTDSPSAAWARVKADERSSWDYGFDFACYSMARKILSRRQVHEVMVDFWSNLLYIPMGEDRSFPWRYSYDTVIRSRALSTYRNLLRGTIVHPAMSGWLNNSSNTKSGINENLGRELLELYTVGRPSGYDEDDVKNSARLLTGFSVRVFDDFAASYSTANHYRGRVRILGFTHANSSSDGRPAVNAYLDYLARHPATARRIARRLCVRFVSDTPSSSLVSAVANTYLKSDTDIRATLWTLVKHPEFVAAQRKKVRTPVEDVVNAARVLGMAPTGSSDAESFAQKVIWMCNNMGQNPYTWPRPDGFPETSSTWTSPARVLRSWDMHYNLAGNWWGSREVAIPAKLDQLPTQWPCTLGQLVDHQSRMLLGRTASLPLRAAVASALNLPETYVVTSAAKVTEWGWVVIRGAVLNTPEGMLR
- a CDS encoding DUF1501 domain-containing protein; this translates as MNPVDDCGCGDYDVSRRSLLKAAGLASMAGVATSMFGDVLTSTVFGASNANVLVVISLRGGADGLSMMVPHAEEAYYSSRPTTAIAKNKLLYADSTFGLHPSFTALGPMWLLGQVAGIHAVGLPAPNRSHFDAMETLEDADPGSSARIGWINRMVSGLAESPDVFDAMQIGDTITPTSLVGPAPTIATQAFSDLAMPFSKDPVMSQRVSDSLRAQYAARGGLIGEAGLGAITLAGRAAAISGSVNDGPLAGVIYPKYSELGAALKSTAGLIRANVGVKAVAVDAGGWDHHVDLGYRVNDTVKDLALCLAAFFLDLGLDAGRVTVVTLSEFGRRLKENGSHGVDHGYGNAVFALGAGVNGGFYSRWPGLSAGTQVDGDLAVTTDYRSVLTEILRARFPALDTSKVFPGISYAPLGFMH
- a CDS encoding DUF4328 domain-containing protein, with product MSAAIIVAAVFAAREVVEAGLSWPAQDHMAVVANTDATNVFVTLYDLVNLLWLPTLIGAYVVTCRWLYRVRVNAEILNPDVHYGRRRWWVWAGWVVPFVNLGMPYEIVRDASKDPHNKPTAPRINAWWTCLLLAFFIDCLGVSAISIQADAAVDEAYADLGLVQTANAVLYVVALVLWIRIIRRIDRLQNELMVAAR
- a CDS encoding LacI family DNA-binding transcriptional regulator, coding for MTPTSPGGPRVPRMADVAQRAGVSHQTVSRVINGMPGVRPETRDRVLKAAEELRYRRNLAARLLASSRSRTVGVVTWGTEQFGPANVLLALEAAARESEYRLATVNVESMSREAFRAAVTDLQERIVEAMVVIVPHETILREAHSLDLDIPTVVVEGDMSRTPLTAGFDNFEGGRLATRHLLDLGHETVIHLSGPNGWAEAHARRDGWRAELESRKRRIPPLRWGGDWSAASGYRTGLSLARERDVTAVFAGNDQMALGLLRAMREAGRRVPEDVSVIGFDDLPEAGYFLPPLTTMRQDFPALGQRVMEVLSRVLDGEEQPTVDLVPTTLVVRESTAPPPAR
- the araB gene encoding ribulokinase, translating into MSQHAPVSGSTGPVVIGVDFGTQSGRALIVRVSDGQELGSAVHPYAHGVLDRELPDGTPLAPDWALQVASDYLEVLEVAVPRALEQAGVDPTSVIGIATDFTACTMVPTTADGTPLSEVSDLAAEPHAYVKLWRHHAAQGQADRLNELARKRSEVWLARYGGLISSEWEFAKGLQLLEEAPEVYARTAHFVEAADWIVWQLCGTLTRNACSAGYKGILQDGTYPSRDFLAELHPGFADFVTDKIDRPLAALGERVGSLTEAAAALTGLPAGIAVAAGNVDAHVTAPAAQSIGPGQMVLIMGTSTCHVMNSDVLREVPGMCGVVEGGITPGLWGYEAGQSGVGDIFEWFTTQQVPAEVTQAADDAGVTVHEHLSRLAAQQAVGEHGLLALDWHSGNRSVLVDHDLSGLVVGLTLATRPEDVYRALLEATAFGTRLILETFAEAGVPVHEIVIAGGLQKNALLMQIYADVLNLPLSTIGSEQGPALGSAIHAAVAAGAYPDVQAASDAMGRVDRNRHVPDAARAQAYDALYDDYRALHDHFGRGGDDVMHRLKARKLEAIR